In a single window of the Arachis hypogaea cultivar Tifrunner chromosome 6, arahy.Tifrunner.gnm2.J5K5, whole genome shotgun sequence genome:
- the LOC112697981 gene encoding tubby-like F-box protein 5, whose protein sequence is MMKPLKNIVKELKEIGESISNMYRNNNNNKHNAHHHHHHHHRHGKSHIAPECSSPISSLSSSPSQSSLLSVTVPACSSAMAARDQSRWANLPPELLLDIIKRVEGSETSWPSRRVVVACASVCRTWRQITKDVVKTPEQCGWITFPISLKQPGPRDTPIQCFIKRERASSTYCLYLGLSPAPSGDMSKLLLAAKKIRRATCTEFFISLVADDFSRASTTYIGKLRSNFLGTKFMILDGQPSLDPSLLQSNCKSQQRVHLKQVLPRVAASSSSANYNVATVSYELNVLRTRGPRRMRCAMHSIPVSSIQEGGTAPTPLNFTNFLNDHECTTLSLSKAKKPVTETGSASTLSTPESSHCARELVLKNKAPRWHEQLQCWCLNFKGRVTVASVKNFQLVAAVEPSQNVSTAEQEKVILQFGKIGKDIFTMDYRYPLSAFQAFAICLSSFDTKPACE, encoded by the exons ATGATGAAGCCATTGAAGAATATTGTGAAGGAGCTCAAGGAGATTGGAGAAAGCATTAGCAACATGTatagaaacaacaacaacaacaagcataatgctcatcatcatcatcatcatcatcataggcATGGAAAATCACACATTGCACCCGAATGTTCATCACCaatatcatcattatcatcatcaccatcacaatcatcattattatcagtaACAGTACCAGCATGCTCTTCAGCCATGGCAGCAAGAGATCAGAGCAGATGGGCTAACTTGCCACCTGAGTTGCTGTTAGACATAATCAAAAGGGTGGAAGGAAGTGAAACTTCATGGCCTTCTAGAAGAGTGGTTGTGGCATGTGCCTCAGTTTGCAGAACTTGGAGACAGATAACAAAGGATGTGGTTAAGACACCAGAACAGTGTGGTTGGATCACTTTCCCTATATCTCTCAAGcag CCTGGTCCAAGAGACACTCCAATACAGTGTTTTATTAAGAGAGAAAGGGCCTCTTCAACATATTGTTTATACCTTGGTCTCAGCCCTG CTCCTTCTGGTGATATGAGCAAACTACTACTGGCTGCAAAGAAGATTAGAAGGGCAACATGTACCGAATTCTTCATATCATTGGTCGCGGACGATTTCTCGCGAGCTAGCACTACTTACATCGGAAAACTAAG GTCTAATTTTCTTGGCACCAAGTTCATGATCTTGGATGGTCAGCCTTCACTCGATCCTTCTTTGCTTCAATCGAATTGCAAATCGCAGCAAAGAGTACACCTGAAACAGGTTCTTCCAAgagttgctgcttcttcttcttctgctaacTATAATGTAGCAACAGTCTCTTACGAACTCAATGTTCTGAGAACAAGAGGGCCGAGGCGAATGCGATGTGCAATGCATTCAATCCCTGTATCATCAATCCAAGAAGGAGGAACTGCTCCAACTCCTTTAAATTTCACCAATTTCTTGAATGATCATGAATGTACTACTCTGTCTCTCTCCAAAGCGAAGAAGCCAGTAACTGAAACCGGGTCAGCTAGTACTCTCAGTACTCCAGAATCAAGCCATTGTGCAAGAGAACTTGTTTTGAAAAACAAGGCTCCTAGATGGCATGAGCAACTTCAATGTTGGTGCTTGAATTTCAAGGGCAGAGTCACAGTTGCGTCTGTTAAGAACTTTCAGCTTGTAGCAGCTGTAGAGCCTTCTCAAAATGTTTCGACTGCGGAACAAGAGAAAGTGATACTACAATTTGGAAAGATTGGGAAGGACATATTCACCATGGATTACCGGTATCCCCTTTCGGCCTTTCAAGCCTTCGCAATCTGTTTAAGCAGCTTCGACACCAAACCGGCTTGCGAATGA